CGGCGTATTGCGTAAAATCTTGTGCCGGCGATACACGGTGATTGTACCAAAACGAAGTAAACATGATATTTACACCTGTATCAAGTATAGTAGCCCTGCGACCATCGGCGAGACGTTTGGTTGCCAAAACAGTGCTCAACAAATAACCGGCTTCGTCAATCAATGCACGTCCGGTTTCCAAAATCAGCAATGGCAGTTGGTCGGGATGAAAACCGAATTGAAGAATAGTGCTGGTAATAGCTTCGGCATAGTCGTCGAAATTTGGAATAATATCAGCTCCCTGCAAATACGAACCTTTAAGCGTATTAGACGAGCAAAAACCGCCGCCCATATCTATGTATTTTATGTTTTTGCCTGTGGTATTGGAGTACGACGAAGCAAGTTCGCACATTTTACGAGCAGCTACAGCGTAAGCATTAGCAGTAAGCATATACGTACCTATATGGCAATGCAAACCTTCTAATTGCAGTTTTTCTTGTGCAATAATTTTAGCAATTGCGTTCCAAGCCTGACCGTTATCGTAGTTAAAGCCAAACCTATCCCATTGCGGATATACGCCTGTGTCCATGTTAACACGAATTGCAACGCGTGCCTTGGTATTAGGTTTTTCTTCCATAATTTCAATCAGCATATACAACTCATCAAAATGGTCTATGTGGATAAGTGAGCGATTTTCAACTGCCATAATTAAATCTTCTTTAGATTTATCAGGACCGTTGAAAATAATCAAGTTGCCGGGAACACCATTGCGAATAGCTTTTTGGTATTCAAAGCCAGAAACAACTTCAGCCCAGCTGCCTTCCTGATGAAAAACCTTACAAACCGCATCTAAGTAGTTGGTTTTGTAGCTCCATGCAAATTGCACTTTTGGATAACGCATTTTAAAAGCTTTCAAAGCCTTTTGGTAGTTTTGGCGAATAGTTTTTTCGCTTATAACAAACAGTGGCGAACCGTATTTGTCCATTAAATCGGCGACTGCCACATTATCGATAAATTTTACAGGTGTATATTCTGTTCTACTGCCGAATTTATTCATCATTCCGGCGTTCAATTTTTTTATTATCGGACTTTCGTAATTTGGTTTCATATTAAAATTAGAAATTTAAAATTAGAAATTTGAAGTTATTTGCCTTTGGCTGTTAGCTATTGGCTTTTGGCTAATTTTAGCTAATGGCTAAAAGCCAACGGCTAATGGCTAATTGTAAATTGTTAATTGATAATTGCTCATTGTTAATTGTATTAAAGTTCCCCTGTTGTAGAAATCTGCTGAAACTCAGATATATCCACAATTTGGTCGTATGAATAGCGTACAAACATTTTGCCGCTCTTATAGTCGGTAAATGGCTTGACTTCTTCGCCTAACGCCATTTTTACAAGTGCTTCGGGGTGATTTTGTCCACAGCCGTTTGCAAGATATACCCATGCCGGAAAACGCGGATTCATTTCAAGTAAGTAGTACTCGTCTTTATCGGTTTTAATAAATTCCAACTCACAACCGCCGCGCCATTTGCTGTTTTCTATTACCCTTCGGGAAATCTCCAACAATTCGTCATCTTCTAACGAAATACCCGACCAAGCTTTACCTTTATCAGTAATGTACAACTTACGCATTGCAACGGCTCCTACGCAATTGCCTTTACCATCGCCGATAGCCGTTACGTTTACTTCCGTACCTGTTACAAACTCCTGAACAATAACAGGATAGCCCCATTTTGCCACAACTTTGTAAAAATACGAGCTTGCTTGTTCGTACGATAGAGCAATGTATGCATCGTAATATCTTCCCTTGATTACCAACGGATAATTCATGGTTTCTTCTAATTTTCTGATTTCCAAAACCTGATTAATCATGTGGCTTTCGGGGACTTTCACTCCGTATTTTTCGCCAAATTTGCCCAATTCCGACTTCTGTCTAGCGTCAAAAATAGCTTGCGAAGGCAAAAATGTAGCAATATTCAACTCCGATTTCAGCTCGTCCTGAATTTTAATAAAATTATGTAATTCAGCATCGAAATTGGGTATAAGGACATCGATTTTTTCACGACTTGCAATATATCTCAGTCTTTCTTTCAGCACTGCTGAACCCGCTGTTGGCAAAGGCAACTGGTAAACTTTATCGACCAAGTCGTGCATATATATACCCGGCTCAAGTGTTTCGTACGATAAGCCCACAATTCTAACATCTAAAGTTTCGCTTTCTTTCAATCCGCGAATAACAGGTATTCCAGGTCCGGGACTGTCGATGTTGTTCAGTCCGGTAACAGCTACGGTAACTTTTCGCTT
This sequence is a window from Lentimicrobiaceae bacterium. Protein-coding genes within it:
- a CDS encoding ATP-grasp domain-containing protein → MNKRKVTVAVTGLNNIDSPGPGIPVIRGLKESETLDVRIVGLSYETLEPGIYMHDLVDKVYQLPLPTAGSAVLKERLRYIASREKIDVLIPNFDAELHNFIKIQDELKSELNIATFLPSQAIFDARQKSELGKFGEKYGVKVPESHMINQVLEIRKLEETMNYPLVIKGRYYDAYIALSYEQASSYFYKVVAKWGYPVIVQEFVTGTEVNVTAIGDGKGNCVGAVAMRKLYITDKGKAWSGISLEDDELLEISRRVIENSKWRGGCELEFIKTDKDEYYLLEMNPRFPAWVYLANGCGQNHPEALVKMALGEEVKPFTDYKSGKMFVRYSYDQIVDISEFQQISTTGEL